The Planktothrix tepida PCC 9214 genome window below encodes:
- a CDS encoding protein kinase domain-containing protein, with protein sequence MVGQTFTASKEGHQKIQTAIADRKWKVSEQDTRPLVIACYRYIEEYQQKHQLSDNDPRWLKDFEQIFRVERDKRQTQEQKQEKLDKIKWEILKNNKFTFLGKIKTLIDSGEIYVQNISWGTWSRFASHKTIYPVNVNAFKIYCAILDLDWRKIAENEPQQFDNFSLKSNLDELPHQPIFYGRENELNQLLEWLSNKQTRVILLLGMAGIGKTSLIVNLLEQITDQFECIIYKNLSNPKPFSLFLHDLTEQPTNVTGDIKPIIDYFRNHRCLLILDNWEELLKSEHLAGYYRQEYEKYGDLLNQIAKTSHQSCGLFISQEKPRQFELLLSQQMPVYSWDLKGLDPASALQIFEQQGLGKDTQSLTNLIRRYSYHPGVLNLVAQDIKQEFNGNILQYFKQSSLLVSDVISNYIIQAFTKLYKIISLFQQEAKVLQKLAHPGIPKGYDYFTITPEVYLTPLHCLVMEKVTGENLEQWLEKNQKITDIKMAINWLKQLTETIALIHQEKLIHRDIKPENIILKSEGTLVLIDFGAVRQMTTTYLIKMGKNESGTKIVSPLYTPPEQEFTGLCFPQSDFFALGRTFVSLLTGNNPEDFAKNTLKDEFQSLAKLINYMIEEYPGKRPQNTSIILQYLDAIEQEKNENINQILELIKHQNYWHYFFLIQKQKFLLNTIPIATFLVVTSLILSLLSPQIARQLNDRGLQAFKQSNYNSALWQYRLALFFNNKSVSAHHNLGLLYDNQEQLGSAKNEYQKAIDIGNLDESYNNLARLEILTGNYNQAITLIETSLKINPNSEINPKHDLYKNLGWSQLKLGQLSAAKQSLKQAIDLKLNLAPPYCLMAQVLEAEQKPAQIEWQKCLTYSAPDNQPEIKEWQELGKQKVKQ encoded by the coding sequence ATGGTAGGTCAAACCTTTACAGCCTCGAAAGAAGGGCATCAAAAGATTCAAACTGCGATCGCAGATAGAAAATGGAAAGTCAGCGAACAGGATACTAGGCCTTTGGTTATTGCTTGTTATAGGTATATTGAGGAATATCAACAAAAGCATCAGCTAAGTGATAATGACCCTCGGTGGTTGAAAGATTTTGAACAAATTTTTCGAGTTGAAAGGGATAAACGCCAAACTCAAGAACAAAAACAGGAAAAATTAGATAAAATCAAGTGGGAAATTTTAAAAAATAATAAATTTACTTTTTTAGGAAAAATTAAAACATTGATTGATTCTGGGGAAATTTATGTTCAAAATATTTCTTGGGGAACTTGGAGCCGATTTGCTTCTCATAAAACAATATATCCAGTTAACGTAAATGCTTTTAAAATTTATTGTGCTATTCTGGATTTAGATTGGCGAAAAATAGCTGAGAATGAACCTCAACAATTTGATAATTTTTCCTTAAAATCTAATTTAGATGAACTTCCCCATCAGCCTATATTTTATGGAAGAGAAAATGAGTTAAATCAGTTATTAGAATGGCTGAGTAATAAACAAACAAGAGTTATTTTACTATTAGGAATGGCTGGAATTGGTAAAACAAGTTTAATCGTAAATCTTTTAGAGCAAATCACAGATCAGTTTGAGTGTATTATTTATAAAAATTTATCTAATCCTAAGCCTTTTTCTTTATTTTTGCATGATTTAACTGAACAACCTACAAATGTTACAGGAGATATAAAACCCATTATTGATTATTTTCGTAACCATCGTTGTTTACTGATATTAGATAATTGGGAAGAACTTTTAAAATCCGAACATTTAGCGGGTTATTACCGCCAGGAATACGAAAAGTATGGAGATTTATTAAACCAAATCGCTAAAACATCTCATCAAAGTTGTGGGCTTTTTATAAGTCAAGAAAAACCGAGACAATTTGAACTGTTATTATCTCAACAAATGCCAGTTTATTCCTGGGATTTAAAGGGATTAGATCCAGCATCTGCTCTCCAGATTTTTGAACAGCAAGGATTGGGAAAAGATACTCAATCTTTAACTAATTTAATCAGACGTTATAGTTATCACCCTGGAGTTCTTAACCTGGTAGCACAGGATATTAAACAAGAATTTAATGGAAATATTTTACAATATTTTAAACAAAGTTCACTCCTAGTAAGTGATGTCATTAGTAACTATATTATCCAGGCATTTACTAAACTATATAAAATCATTTCTCTGTTTCAACAAGAAGCAAAAGTATTACAAAAATTAGCTCATCCTGGTATCCCTAAAGGTTATGATTACTTTACTATTACCCCAGAAGTTTATTTAACGCCATTACATTGTTTAGTCATGGAAAAAGTTACTGGAGAAAATTTAGAACAGTGGTTAGAAAAAAATCAAAAAATTACCGATATAAAAATGGCAATAAATTGGTTAAAACAACTAACGGAAACTATTGCTCTAATTCATCAAGAGAAACTGATACACCGAGATATTAAACCAGAAAATATTATCCTAAAGTCTGAGGGAACTTTAGTTTTAATTGACTTTGGTGCTGTTAGACAAATGACAACAACTTATTTAATTAAGATGGGTAAAAATGAATCTGGTACAAAAATTGTATCTCCCCTATATACACCACCAGAACAAGAATTTACAGGTTTATGTTTTCCTCAATCAGATTTTTTTGCATTAGGGCGCACTTTTGTGAGTTTATTAACAGGAAATAATCCTGAAGATTTTGCCAAAAACACACTTAAAGATGAATTTCAATCTTTAGCAAAATTAATTAACTATATGATCGAAGAATATCCGGGTAAACGTCCTCAGAATACATCAATTATTTTACAATACTTAGACGCGATAGAACAAGAAAAAAACGAAAATATTAATCAAATTTTAGAGCTAATAAAACACCAAAATTATTGGCATTATTTCTTTTTAATTCAAAAACAAAAATTTTTATTAAATACAATTCCTATAGCTACCTTTTTAGTTGTAACCTCTCTAATTTTATCTTTATTATCACCTCAAATTGCTAGACAACTTAATGATCGTGGTTTACAAGCATTTAAGCAATCCAATTATAATAGTGCTTTATGGCAATATCGTTTAGCCTTATTTTTCAATAATAAATCTGTTTCGGCTCATCATAACTTAGGATTACTTTATGACAATCAAGAACAATTAGGTTCAGCCAAAAATGAATATCAAAAAGCTATTGATATAGGAAATTTGGACGAATCTTACAATAATTTAGCTCGTTTAGAAATCTTAACAGGTAATTACAATCAAGCTATTACTTTAATTGAGACCAGTTTAAAAATTAATCCTAATTCTGAGATTAACCCTAAACATGATCTATATAAAAATTTAGGCTGGTCACAATTAAAATTAGGACAATTATCAGCAGCTAAACAATCTCTAAAACAAGCTATTGACTTAAAGTTAAATCTAGCACCCCCTTACTGTTTAATGGCGCAAGTATTAGAAGCTGAACAAAAGCCAGCACAGATAGAATGGCAAAAATGTTTAACTTATTCTGCTCCAGATAATCAGCCAGAAATCAAAGAATGGCAGGAATTAGGAAAGCAGAAAGTTAAACAATAA
- a CDS encoding CHAP domain-containing protein, which translates to MPSPSDFGINLSSINYQAAGNKIVAGNNDPTFWCTEFAYGRAIEKGLFQNNQGFGAKYFGNAGYWDDNLGGWTRQPQTNSFVVWDPGQAGAGSVGHVGFVERVNSDGSFTLSEANWAGQYFNSRTVYPGTTAFNSAKFVPITGGTTPPPGGTPTSGNDNITGGAGNDNINSLAGNDTVSGAAGNDTLNGNSGNDQLFGNDGNDSLLGWTGNDTVTGGNGNDVLDAFYYSGLGGNGEIDYLRGDAGVDTFVIGDYYGKGYLGNGHAVIEDFNWRDDYIKIQGSLSQYALKPGNLYGYSANDTAIVLSSNNSEVLAIARNVSTANSTIRYSSSDFLSA; encoded by the coding sequence ATGCCTAGTCCTTCAGACTTTGGAATTAATCTTAGTTCTATTAACTATCAAGCGGCAGGTAATAAGATTGTTGCTGGTAACAATGATCCTACTTTTTGGTGTACTGAATTTGCTTATGGTCGTGCAATTGAAAAGGGATTATTTCAAAATAATCAAGGTTTCGGAGCCAAATACTTTGGTAATGCTGGCTACTGGGATGATAATTTGGGAGGATGGACTCGTCAACCCCAAACTAATAGTTTTGTGGTTTGGGATCCCGGGCAAGCGGGAGCCGGTTCTGTCGGTCATGTAGGTTTTGTGGAACGAGTTAATTCTGATGGTTCATTCACTTTATCAGAAGCCAACTGGGCGGGACAATATTTTAACTCTCGCACTGTATATCCTGGAACAACTGCATTTAATAGTGCGAAATTTGTACCGATAACAGGTGGAACAACTCCACCTCCAGGGGGAACTCCTACATCTGGCAACGATAATATTACCGGAGGTGCAGGTAACGACAATATCAATAGTTTAGCTGGAAATGACACTGTATCAGGAGCAGCAGGAAATGATACCCTAAATGGTAATAGTGGTAACGATCAACTATTTGGCAATGATGGGAATGATTCATTACTAGGTTGGACAGGAAACGATACCGTAACGGGTGGTAATGGTAACGATGTCTTAGATGCCTTTTATTACAGTGGTCTTGGTGGTAATGGAGAAATTGATTACTTAAGAGGAGATGCAGGTGTAGATACCTTTGTGATTGGAGATTATTACGGCAAAGGTTACTTAGGAAATGGTCATGCTGTCATTGAAGATTTCAACTGGCGGGATGACTATATCAAAATCCAAGGTAGTTTAAGTCAATATGCCCTTAAGCCTGGCAATCTTTACGGCTATTCTGCTAATGATACTGCAATTGTTTTAAGCAGTAATAATAGTGAAGTATTAGCGATTGCTCGTAACGTATCCACAGCTAATAGTACAATCCGCTATTCTTCATCTGATTTTCTTTCAGCTTAA
- a CDS encoding ATP-binding protein, giving the protein MSVSLRASQSGRVSIEQARKKKGWSANSSMWCSYVPTSPATLKRFREGKAISQDAFIKLCETVGVKWEDVVDHSSPTSSQPEQVPEFFQFDESWVGREQLLTELKQKIEGCCRVLIITGITGIGKTALAEKLVFDLRKDWLKDDWTKFHSENLDNQNQASDFASVAVRWLEKWGQIVTLEDRKNTEQILHRLVNFLVKNRYLVVMDSLELIMKGNEDEGWSDFEDEGWVKFFHGLLASSICQSRLILTTQELPGQIDSRYKNFWDSQLLSGLEASEQLALFEKTGLDIEPASGHQPYLERIGKAYEGHPLALRVISGEIGDKPFFGNVIAYWNTYGKEIEEVEKAIAEAKEQGIIQGANDQWKLDRYTGNLRKRVRSRLEITFSRLEKDAFNAYLLLCSASIYRCAVTPDYWLSLLEDDCEEEEQEIALETLRDRFLFEDSVENNQSVIRQHNLIRSIALEYLKNMD; this is encoded by the coding sequence ATGTCAGTTAGTCTTAGAGCCTCACAATCAGGCCGAGTATCCATCGAGCAAGCCCGCAAAAAGAAAGGCTGGTCAGCTAATTCTTCAATGTGGTGTAGCTACGTTCCTACATCACCAGCTACCTTGAAACGATTTCGAGAAGGAAAAGCAATCAGCCAAGATGCTTTCATTAAACTCTGTGAAACTGTTGGTGTAAAGTGGGAGGATGTTGTCGATCATTCTAGTCCGACATCTTCTCAACCTGAACAAGTTCCCGAATTTTTTCAATTTGATGAATCTTGGGTTGGTCGAGAACAACTCCTCACCGAATTAAAACAGAAAATAGAAGGTTGTTGTCGAGTTTTGATTATTACAGGAATTACAGGAATTGGGAAAACAGCTTTAGCTGAAAAATTAGTCTTTGATTTACGGAAAGATTGGTTAAAAGATGACTGGACAAAATTTCATTCAGAGAATTTAGATAATCAAAACCAAGCCTCAGATTTTGCTAGTGTTGCAGTTCGTTGGCTTGAAAAATGGGGACAGATTGTTACCTTAGAAGACCGTAAAAATACAGAACAAATCCTCCATCGTTTAGTCAATTTCTTGGTTAAAAATCGTTATCTTGTGGTTATGGATTCCCTAGAATTGATTATGAAAGGGAATGAAGACGAAGGCTGGAGTGATTTTGAAGATGAAGGGTGGGTTAAGTTTTTTCACGGTTTATTAGCGAGTTCTATTTGTCAAAGTCGCTTAATTCTCACGACTCAAGAATTACCCGGACAAATAGATTCTCGCTATAAAAATTTTTGGGATTCTCAACTTTTAAGTGGACTTGAAGCATCAGAACAACTAGCATTGTTTGAAAAGACAGGATTAGATATTGAACCTGCTTCTGGTCATCAACCTTATTTAGAGCGTATTGGTAAAGCGTATGAAGGTCATCCTTTAGCTTTAAGGGTTATTTCCGGTGAAATTGGTGACAAACCCTTTTTTGGTAATGTGATTGCTTACTGGAATACATACGGAAAGGAAATTGAAGAAGTAGAAAAAGCGATCGCAGAAGCTAAAGAACAAGGTATAATTCAAGGTGCGAATGACCAATGGAAATTAGACCGATATACTGGGAATCTCAGAAAAAGAGTCCGTTCTCGACTAGAAATTACCTTTAGTCGTTTAGAAAAAGATGCGTTTAATGCTTATCTTCTACTCTGTTCAGCTTCCATCTATCGCTGTGCTGTGACTCCTGATTATTGGTTAAGTTTATTAGAAGATGATTGTGAAGAAGAAGAACAAGAAATTGCTTTAGAAACATTGCGCGATCGCTTTCTTTTTGAAGATAGTGTAGAAAATAATCAATCTGTAATTAGACAGCATAATTTAATCCGCAGTATCGCCCTAGAATATCTGAAAAACATGGATTAA
- a CDS encoding tetratricopeptide repeat protein, with protein sequence MTQLLNQALYQNSIDLILEQLNLDSAFFKTLPRFQRMNYKATVRFLSDYKTHSDEQSSQKVNNSLYALHHLCTIPEWVLTDSTIITIFELPIAINPSTTNLLLPLSEYLSFKGSYQTLLGVTQEIIDSLKTSSKVLNDILLLKAITLSSLNQNPTQVFQILEEISATSHPQSLQHIKANCHLAMYQVSLGNYQDGIRNLQKWLVIIDENLKHQNLAQSDFQLDDIKTGMLEILAYYEMNASHFDQALEIYEQVISLRKERGLIHRIITPQVHQGIILRRKGQYDQGIKILQNAQEKAQQINDIQAQVFIAHHLGYIYLNQRNLTEAKKLATIAFEGYKKLDDFRGISDCYEQLGLINLAENDGETAIQNFKIALEIRQTIFNLHGTASCLLDLALAYWYQKQILKSFFFLIKGFQSYAQVGILNGVRFRRMLKIAYTWILGRPN encoded by the coding sequence ATGACTCAACTCTTAAATCAAGCTTTATATCAAAACTCTATTGATTTGATTTTAGAACAATTAAATCTTGATTCTGCCTTTTTTAAAACCCTACCCCGTTTTCAACGGATGAATTATAAAGCTACGGTTAGGTTTTTGAGTGACTATAAAACTCATTCAGATGAACAATCTTCACAAAAAGTCAACAATAGCTTATACGCTTTACATCACCTGTGTACAATTCCCGAATGGGTACTAACTGATTCTACTATAATCACTATTTTTGAACTTCCTATTGCTATTAATCCTTCTACGACTAATCTATTACTCCCTTTATCTGAATATCTATCTTTCAAAGGTTCTTATCAAACTTTACTGGGGGTCACTCAAGAAATTATAGATTCATTAAAAACCAGTAGCAAGGTTTTAAATGATATTTTACTTTTAAAAGCTATAACGTTAAGTAGTTTAAATCAAAATCCGACACAGGTTTTTCAGATTCTTGAAGAAATTTCTGCTACATCCCATCCTCAATCTTTACAACATATAAAAGCAAATTGCCATTTAGCAATGTATCAAGTTTCCTTGGGAAATTATCAAGATGGAATCAGGAACTTGCAAAAATGGTTAGTGATTATTGATGAAAATTTGAAGCATCAAAATCTAGCTCAATCAGATTTTCAGCTTGATGATATTAAAACGGGAATGCTTGAGATTTTGGCTTATTATGAAATGAATGCTAGTCATTTTGATCAAGCTTTAGAAATTTATGAGCAAGTTATTAGCCTCAGAAAAGAACGGGGATTAATTCATCGAATAATTACTCCACAAGTGCATCAAGGCATTATTTTACGGAGAAAAGGACAGTATGACCAAGGAATTAAAATTTTGCAAAATGCTCAAGAAAAAGCGCAACAAATTAACGATATTCAAGCTCAAGTGTTTATTGCTCATCATTTAGGTTATATCTATCTTAACCAAAGAAATTTGACAGAAGCAAAAAAATTAGCAACAATAGCCTTTGAAGGGTATAAAAAATTAGATGATTTCCGAGGAATTTCTGATTGTTATGAACAATTAGGTCTGATTAATCTAGCAGAAAATGATGGTGAAACGGCTATCCAAAATTTTAAAATAGCACTAGAAATTAGACAAACCATTTTTAACTTGCATGGAACAGCTAGTTGTTTATTGGATTTAGCTTTAGCTTATTGGTATCAAAAACAAATTCTGAAATCCTTTTTCTTCTTAATTAAAGGCTTTCAATCCTATGCTCAAGTTGGAATTTTAAATGGCGTTAGATTCAGGCGAATGCTAAAAATAGCTTATACTTGGATTCTGGGTAGACCAAACTAA
- a CDS encoding ElyC/SanA/YdcF family protein, with amino-acid sequence MKIGIVCGYGNIVDDNLKNYIDLVIFYITEDKIDKLILSGGCSFTGSNISEAQLMKELIRTKILDIDICLEEESLTTLHNLLYSKRFLDNLEYYQIQAIYIYCDQVRYFKINCLAKIIFRDDPVKIIKLQRKEKPLIYLAQIPSLFIQCLGAIFPNIEKHILINKKKWIQKYR; translated from the coding sequence ATGAAAATAGGAATTGTTTGTGGCTATGGTAATATTGTAGATGATAACTTAAAAAATTATATTGATTTGGTAATTTTTTATATTACGGAGGATAAGATAGATAAATTAATTCTTAGTGGGGGATGTAGTTTTACAGGATCAAATATTTCTGAAGCTCAATTAATGAAAGAATTAATCAGAACTAAAATATTAGATATAGATATATGTTTAGAAGAAGAATCTTTAACAACTTTACACAATTTATTATATTCAAAGCGATTTTTAGATAATCTGGAATATTATCAAATTCAAGCTATTTATATATACTGTGATCAAGTTCGTTATTTTAAAATAAATTGTTTAGCTAAAATCATTTTTAGAGATGATCCAGTCAAAATAATTAAATTACAAAGAAAAGAAAAACCCTTGATTTATTTAGCACAAATTCCCTCTCTATTTATTCAATGCTTAGGAGCAATTTTTCCTAATATTGAAAAACACATTTTAATCAACAAGAAAAAATGGATTCAAAAATATAGATAG
- a CDS encoding chromophore lyase CpcT/CpeT, with product MTHSTDIIKLAQLMAADFSNQAQAFENPPFFAHIRVCMRPLPVALLDGVSLYLEQAYDINLKQPYRVRVLKLVDKQNHIEIENYVIENEQEFYGASREPARLQQLTKDRLKKMERCSFITHWTGHSFKGEVEPGKGCIVERKGNVTYLASEFEIDEHRFISHDRGHDPKTDEQLWGALAGPFEFVRWTSFADEVKI from the coding sequence ATGACTCATTCCACTGATATTATCAAACTAGCGCAATTAATGGCGGCTGACTTCAGTAACCAAGCGCAAGCCTTTGAAAACCCGCCTTTTTTTGCCCATATTCGGGTTTGTATGCGTCCCTTACCTGTCGCCTTATTAGACGGTGTTAGCTTGTATTTAGAACAAGCCTATGATATTAACTTAAAACAACCCTATCGTGTGCGGGTGTTGAAATTAGTCGATAAACAAAATCACATTGAAATTGAGAATTATGTGATTGAAAACGAGCAGGAATTTTATGGTGCTTCCCGTGAACCCGCACGACTACAACAGTTAACAAAAGACCGTTTGAAAAAAATGGAAAGATGTTCTTTTATTACCCATTGGACAGGACATAGTTTTAAAGGAGAAGTCGAACCAGGTAAAGGATGTATAGTGGAACGCAAAGGAAACGTCACCTATCTAGCGAGTGAATTTGAAATTGATGAACATCGCTTTATTAGTCACGACCGAGGACACGACCCCAAAACCGATGAACAACTATGGGGTGCCTTAGCAGGGCCATTTGAATTTGTGCGCTGGACAAGTTTTGCGGACGAGGTAAAAATTTGA
- a CDS encoding NAD-dependent epimerase/dehydratase family protein, with the protein MKVLVIGGDGYCGWATALYLSNRGYEVGILDSLVRRHWDQQLCIDTLTPIAPIQQRIQRWKDLTGKSIDLFIGDINNYDFLIKSLLKFEPQAIIHFGEQRSAPFSMIDREHAVLTQANNVIGNLNLLYAMRENFPDCHLVKLGTMGEYGTPNIDIEEGYITIEHNGRKDTLPYPKQPGSFYHLSKVHDSHNIHFACKIWGLRATDLNQGVVYGVLTEETGMDELLINRLDYDGVFGTALNRFCIQAAIGHPLTVYGTGGQTRAFLDIRDTVRCIELALENPADSGQFRVFNQFTELHSVGDLAMMVKKAGIALGLDVEVENIPNPRVELEDHYFNAKNTNLLDLGLQPHFLSDSLLDSLLNFAIKYKERVDNTQIMPKVLWRNPG; encoded by the coding sequence ATGAAAGTCCTGGTTATTGGTGGTGATGGCTACTGCGGTTGGGCCACAGCGTTGTATTTGTCCAATCGTGGCTATGAAGTCGGTATTCTGGATAGTTTAGTTCGACGTCACTGGGATCAACAACTGTGTATTGATACGTTAACCCCTATTGCCCCGATTCAGCAACGGATTCAACGTTGGAAAGATTTAACAGGAAAGTCTATTGACCTGTTTATTGGGGATATCAATAACTACGATTTCCTGATCAAGAGTTTACTCAAGTTTGAACCGCAAGCCATTATTCACTTTGGAGAACAACGTTCTGCACCATTCTCAATGATTGATAGAGAACACGCCGTTCTCACCCAAGCAAATAACGTTATTGGCAACCTCAACCTGTTATATGCGATGCGGGAAAATTTTCCCGATTGTCATTTGGTGAAGTTGGGAACGATGGGAGAATATGGAACCCCCAATATTGATATTGAGGAAGGCTATATTACCATCGAACATAATGGTCGTAAAGATACTTTACCCTATCCCAAACAACCCGGCAGTTTCTATCATCTCAGCAAGGTACATGACAGCCATAATATCCATTTTGCCTGTAAAATTTGGGGTTTACGGGCAACGGATTTAAATCAAGGCGTTGTTTATGGGGTTCTGACGGAAGAAACGGGGATGGATGAGTTGTTAATTAACCGTCTCGACTATGATGGTGTGTTTGGAACTGCGTTAAACCGTTTCTGTATTCAAGCCGCTATTGGTCATCCCTTAACGGTCTATGGAACAGGCGGACAAACTAGAGCCTTTTTAGATATTCGGGATACGGTACGCTGTATTGAATTAGCATTAGAAAATCCGGCGGATTCTGGACAATTCCGCGTCTTTAATCAGTTTACCGAATTACATAGCGTCGGTGACTTAGCCATGATGGTGAAAAAAGCGGGAATTGCTTTAGGATTAGATGTGGAAGTCGAGAATATTCCTAATCCCCGTGTTGAATTAGAAGACCATTATTTCAACGCTAAAAATACCAATCTATTGGATTTAGGATTACAACCCCATTTCCTATCGGATTCTTTGTTAGATTCGCTGTTGAATTTCGCTATTAAGTATAAGGAACGGGTTGATAATACCCAAATTATGCCTAAAGTCTTATGGCGTAATCCCGGTTAA
- a CDS encoding DUF6575 domain-containing protein has translation MNLLNGCSLNKFPLHLQYVADLIYFDGPLLSLFENQSGESYLYCWSDVNAVYNRWLVFRVTKNSLQNYLQGQVSLRDLILNPVDGFHYAIDIDNDLEVKNTFWVLPENLPDSYVPEEDSYHDPSLLNPERGEEDIKLIKNLIIPKKGNQVVVLTSEKL, from the coding sequence ATGAATCTTTTAAATGGTTGTTCTTTAAATAAATTTCCACTTCATCTTCAGTATGTGGCTGATCTGATTTATTTTGATGGGCCATTATTATCATTATTTGAAAATCAATCTGGAGAAAGCTATCTTTACTGTTGGTCTGATGTTAATGCTGTTTATAACAGATGGCTAGTTTTTCGAGTAACTAAAAATTCTCTGCAAAATTATCTACAGGGTCAAGTTTCTTTAAGAGATTTAATTTTAAATCCTGTTGATGGTTTTCATTATGCGATTGATATTGATAATGATTTAGAAGTTAAAAATACTTTTTGGGTACTTCCTGAGAATTTACCGGATTCTTATGTCCCCGAAGAAGACTCTTATCATGATCCTTCATTATTAAATCCTGAACGAGGTGAAGAAGATATTAAATTAATTAAAAATTTAATTATTCCTAAAAAAGGTAATCAAGTGGTAGTCCTTACTTCAGAGAAACTTTAG